The DNA segment CTCTTctgctcctcacaacaactctgggaggtgggtgctattatcattcccttcTTAAAAGTGGAGAAAACTGAGCTTGAGTGGCTCGTCCAGGGTCACGTAGGCGAGTAAAAGAGAGTTCCAACCCAAGGGCTCCGGAGActttgggagagggagagatcacCTGAATTCAGCTTGGGAGAGGGCTGGGTGGAGAACAGGGAAAGTCACACTGAGTGGGTGGTGTTTGAGCCCAGCCCagcacattccaggcatggggtgaGGACTCCTGCTACTGTGGGATGCGGCCTACCCAATGTAGGACAGTTGGGCTGGATCAAAGAAGGCATGATGGGAGTGTTGTGGGAAACAAGGGAAGAGCAGCCAGTCTGGCGGGATTTTGTTTGTGGTACCCAATTTGTTGGACCGATTCTtctatctctcctcccttcccccagtaTCATATGCCTCCCCAACCGCAGTGCTCGATGAATAGCTGGCGTGTTCATTTGGACAGCCTTAGCACAGCTGAATTTATTATATGGGGTCAGGATGCTCTTCCCTCCTTGGTCCCAGGCCCCATTACTGACCAAGTGCCCTTGGAGTagctcctttctccttcctgacCTCTTACCTCATCTAGTAAAATGTGTCCCCCTGGCCCAGTATGCTATGTGGGGGAGGTCATAGTGACTCCAGGCAGTGTTGGGAGATGGGAAGACTCCCCCCACACCTCCCTCCTGCCCTCGAGAGCTCTGTAGTTCGTCTAGCTGTCATTTCTTTCGTCCTCGAAGATGAACAATGTACTCTGttactcatttgatcttcaaatagCACAGGGAAGTGAAGTGCTGCtctggaaagtcctgggtttgaatcctgtcccTGTCGTTGCCACTTATCTCCTTACCATGCTAGGCAAAATAGGCCTGAGGCCCCTTCCACCTTGACTTATGAGCCCGTGACTAGGAATCACTTCTTCATGGGACCTCAGCCTGTTGAACGAGCTAGACTTCTGATCTCCCTTCCAGCATGAAATCTACGATCTGACGGGGTTCCGCTACAGGCAGAATTTTTGTCCTTGTTTTACAAGTGAGACAACTAAGATTCAGAAAGGCTGCCACTTGGATGACCAGTGTCAGAGGCAGGGTGTCAGGCCAAGGCTCCTGCCTCCAAGCCTAGTCCCATTGCCCAAGTCAAGCAGAATCCATCCCCTGTTACACTCTTACTGatttttgaggggaaaagagatCCCACCTACCAGACACGATGTAGTTTCATTGGTTTCAAGCCTTCCTCCTCCTGGTTTTTCAGGTTAGAGGCTTCTCCCCACCCTCCCGCCTACATTCTTTACATTCCCAACATATTGGGTCACTGAGgttggaaaggaaataagaaagaatttacCTACCAAGTCAAGGATCCTCACCAACCAGAAGGGTTGGGCAACCAGCCTGTCAATCCAGTCCAGAAACAGCCTTCTCTAATGCAGCTGTTTCCATCCCAGCTCTACTGGGCTTCCTGCCAGTttgcctggctctctattgctGTGGTATGGGGCACTCGTGTCAATGGATCACATCATGGCTGTGATAGGTGGGCTTCCACTTTGATAGATGAGTTCCACTTGTGCTCATGGGTAGGGGAAGTTAGGAGGTTGTGTGGCTATCTCCCAAGGCCTTGCTCCATTATTTACTGGGAAGCGGGCCGAGGACAATCAGTCAGACAAATATCATAGTGGCAGCCATGAGGCTTAGgcttaaatcctggctctgccatctGGAccagtcatttagcctctctggacctcagtttcctcacctgtaaaatggagatcataataactatttcacagggttgtggtGAGCATCAGATTGAGATAATGTCCAGAAAGCCTTTTGCTAAcactaaataaacaaacaaacaaataaataaataaataaataaatgtcaaatattaTTCCAAAGCCAGTGCAATGTAAAgcaattcaatagacatttattaagctcctactgtataCAATGCACCATACTAGGTAtagcagagaaaaaaagataggCCTTGTTTTGAAGAGGCTTAAAGATACAACTAGTactaaataaaaaacagaaaagaaaataaatacctgCATCCATCCATGTGGGGACAAGAAGGTTGGTGAACACAAACTACTCTCGTAAAGTGAACCAAGATGGAGGAGGTGTAGTTAGAGAAGAGCTCATCTGAAAAAAGCCCTGAGGGCCTTCAGGATTGCCTGTTTAATGGGTGAACACCAGGATACAACAGCTAAGAGAGTGAATGGGAGCTTGAGCTACCCTGAAGGGCCCGGCTCCGAGAAAAAGTGAGTTGAGAGCAATCCCACTGGGCTCTGCCCTGATCAGACCTTAGTCAAGGAGGGTCACTGGCAAGCTGGAAAGCTTTGGGAGGAAGGTGACTGGGATGTTGAAAGACCCCAAGTCTATGCCAGACTCtagaggatcagttgaaggaactgcacatggttagcctggaaaagagaaatctTGGGGGAAATGGGGGTGGGAAGAACAAGGCAGTTATCTCCAAGTGCTTCAAAAGTGATTCTGGGGAGGAAGGAttggacttgttctgtttggccccaccTAAAGAGCtaaagggcagaaccaggagcaatgggaATGGGCATATAGGGAAGGGGCATTACAGAGAGGCAAATTTGGGCCTGTCAAGAAAACTCGCTAACCCTTGGAGCCTCCCACAGTGAAAGGGGCTGCCTCAAGAAGTGATGAGATCCCTCTTGttagaggtctttaagcagagacCGGATGGACGTTTGTCCACCATGTTGTAGCCATAGCTTCTTTGGGGGatgggttggacttgatggtctgAGGCCCCTTCAAACTCTCTAATTCTGTACTTCTGGGATGAGGAGAACCATCTCTTTTTCTGTACACTCGAATGTGATTTGGTAAATGAGATTGACTTGGTTTATATCTAGCCCCCTTGGAGTGGCAACGCCTTCTCTTCCCCAACCACCAGGAAAGGAATGTTCCAAATACACTTCCCTCCATTCCTGAAATAAAATAGTTAAGCGAAAATATctagaaagaaggtaaaggtggGGGACAAAGTAAAAACATTTTCAGTCACAGTTCAGTATTGTTGAAATAATTTATAATCAAACACTAAGAGAACATCTGGGTTGTGAGAGAAGGTGTTGGCTTGCAGGGATTCCTGATAATGAGGTGCCCAGATATGGAGTGGTTGGGATGTGGACCTGACAAAACCATTCTCTTCTCCCCCACGCACCTGACGGTCCATGCAGGAAAGCCCTGCAAAGGGCATGCTGAAAGGATAGCTTAGGCCTGAAGGGCCACAGGTCAaactgggagggggtgggagggaggaccACTCTCCTGGAAAAATCTGAGAGTCCCGGACCCTTTCTCCTGGAACTTGTGAGCTCCAGATGGGCCATCATTGGTCACCAAAATACAGTTTAGCAGCTCAGCCCTGGAAGTGTAGTCATCCCATCTGTGGTGAGAGTTTCCAGATGGCTCCcggtagtgtgtgtgtgtctgtgtacacTCTCAAAGGGGCATATGTGTGGGTATATGGGTGGGAAATGAGAGCTGGGTTTGGCCTTTCTTCTGTGGTCTGAACCCTGTGAACTGTGAGTTCCACACAGCTTGAGGACCCAGACTCCTACCTGAATGGGATCATTCTGGCCAGCCATCTCAAAGTCAGGTGACCGCTCTTCTAAGTGCTCGGACATCATCCTCATACTTTGAGTTGTAGGTCTCTTCTCAGCAACCCTCCCCACTCTCCCTCAGTACCCCCCAAAAGATCCAGCAGGGGAAGAGAAGCATCAGACAATGCTGTGCCTCAACTGAGTCTCAAATGTTGATTCCAGATTCTCTGATCTGACTCGAGAGGCCCAGGGGCAGGAGGCACAGTGCAGGTAATCGATTACATTTCTGGTGAAGAGTGAGCGAAGGGGGTGCAGGTACTGATAGAATAGCAGCATGAAGACAATGGAGATCAGGTAGGCCACGATGAGCTGCACGGCGATGAAGGTGTGGCAGTAATTAAGCAGGATCTTTGTCCCCAAGGAGCGGAACACCAGCACCATGATGACATTCTCCACCAGCCTCACAAAGTAATGTACAGCCATGTGGCTCCAGTTCTGACTCTTCTCCACCAGCTCCCGATCATCCAATCGCAACTGCATTGCTGGCCAGCAGGAGAAGCTGATGGCTGAGTAGAGGATAGTGATGGAGGCCAGCACTACCAGGGTGCCCACATGGCTGAAGTTCTTCTCGATGTTGTTGGGCATCTGAGCACCACTCCTCCAGAACCTGACCCAGGGCTCAAAGAGGATGATCATGTAATTAATGATTAAGAAGGGCAATGCATTTGATTTCAAGGTGGCCACAAAAAGCACCAGAATCAACAATCGGGATGTGATCTCCAGACTCCGCCAGATGGTGACACAGATGATCTCAGAGGTGTGCAAATGGACCTTGTAGTCATCATACTTGATCTGGATGGCCAGCATGTTGCAGAGAGTAGCCCCATAGGTGACGGAGATCAGGGCAAAGGTCATCAGTACTACTGCAGGATGAAATATAGAACAGAGGGTCAGACCACACCAGGGTTCAGAGATGAGTGGCACAAGAAATATCATGGTACCGTGGAAATGATCCTAGATTCAGAATCAGAGGATTAGAGATTAAGAGTAGGTTCAAACTTCACGGGAGCTATTTCCTAAACggcatgaccttaggcaaatcatttaccatctctgagcctcagttttctccttgaaaatgaaaggatgagaTTAGATACACTCTCAAGTTACTTGAAGCTACCTGACTTGGGTCCCTTAATTGTCTCTCATCTAAACTGACTTCCTGGTGTTACCTAGGCCTCCTTTTTGGTGGATCTAACTTGGAGCTCCCTTAGCGCTATCACTTAGGCCCAGGGACTAGGTAGGAAGAGCTATatatcttcttccttcccatctgAATTCTTCTCTCCCAGTTTTGGACTGGTAATAACATGAGCCTGGTTAGGTCCAGACAGGGATGCAATGAGGCTAGCCCTTGTAGAACTCAAATTCCATTCTAAGCAATAATCATCCAAAACCATCtgataatagagaaaaagagaaaagaggatgaGTAGGGAAGACTAGATTATTGCCTTTTCTGGATGGTCACTACTCAAACACCAAAACTCCACGTTTGATAAACTATtgaacaaaaactgctgggaaacccTGAAAGCACTTTAGCAGAAAGCAGATGGGTTCAAACAACATCCCACAGCGTGTGTCACAAAAAGCTCGAGACAGAGAAGCACTTTGAATGGAAAAGGGcatatcataaaaaaaaatcaattcttgGAAACAAATAAGTTCAGGGGCCTTTCATAGCTATGACTAGAAAGACTTTTTAACCAAACAAGGGACAGAGATGCTCACAAGAAAGACAAGAAatcattttgattaaattaagtCGAAACTTTTTGGCCCTAGCAAAATCAAAGCAGTTCAGATCGAAGAAGGCTATGCCCAGGGtttacccatcaactggggaaaagCCATCTGACGACCAAGGACATCTCTGATATCAAAGCTATCCAGAGATTTAACACAAAGCCCTAAGACCAAGAGCCAGTCCCTACTGGCTAAGTGTTCAAGTGATCTAACCAAATAGTCCTCAAAAGAACTGTAAACCACTGACAAACTTATGAAAGAAAGCGTCCTCCAAGTTGTTAACAAAAAGAGAAACTGTAagttgaaacaactctgaggcttCATCTCACTCCCAACCAGGTCATAAAGATgataaagaacagaaataatcaatgttggaggggctggAAAAAGACAGACATTCTGATACGCTCTACATTGAGTGGTGAACTGCTTCAACCCtgctggaaagcaatttggaattctgctaAAAAGGTGTGTAAAAAAGCATATGGACTCAGATGTCCATACGCTTTGAGCAAGAGATCTTCACACGCCTACTAGATGAAGGAGCCCGTTCttcctaaacctcagtttccccattcatAAAATAGGGCTAATACTATATCTTACatcacaggactgttgtgaggatcaaataacaaCATATCCAAAGTGTTTCATAAACCTTAGAGCACCACATAATGCGAGGGAGTGTTATATACCTCAAAGAGGTCAATAACAGAATTTTATATATCATCTGATGAAAACActttttgtgacagcaaagaCACGGAAACAGAGTAGGCGCCCATcgcttggggaatggctgaacaaattgtggtccacAAATGAAATGGGATATTATTGAATCATTTCAAAAGAtggatatgaagaattcagagaagcatgacaagacttatatgaactgatacaaagcgggtacagccaagaaaataatatgcaTGCTGCTGacaacagtgtaaatggaaagaagaagaagaagctggaTGCTATTTAATTAGGATGACCGAGTTTgaagaagagttgagaaaatgcagTTCCATCCCTTTTTGTAAAGGCAGCAAACTATCTATGAGAGTGGGCTCTTGCACATAGCGTCAGCCATATGCAGTGTCTGCCAAGGTAGTTCTCTTGAACTGCtgctacttttctctttcttatttctcctttgtCGCAAGGGCTGGCTGGCTGGGTAAGAAAGAGTGGGGtgatatttggaaataaaggtgacataaaaacaaaagacatcaatatgaataattttaaatgataaaaaaagatcATGTCCTGAAACTAAGCcaaagaaagcaataaatgtaAGACAAAGGCAAATAAGGAGGCAGGAGGAAGGCAGCTAGGGTCCTGTGAAATGGGACTCCAGGCAGACATAGAAGAGATATTTACAGCTCaactgaggaaaagaataaaaactcaGCCCATATTGAGAGAGGTAGCTCAGGTAAGAACTTTGCAAAAAACCAGTTCTGCCATTTGTA comes from the Gracilinanus agilis isolate LMUSP501 unplaced genomic scaffold, AgileGrace unplaced_scaffold6343, whole genome shotgun sequence genome and includes:
- the LOC123256591 gene encoding XK-related protein 2-like, whose product is MTFALISVTYGATLCNMLAIQIKYDDYKVHLHTSEIICVTIWRSLEITSRLLILVLFVATLKSNALPFLIINYMIILFEPWVRFWRSGAQMPNNIEKNFSHVGTLVVLASITILYSAISFSCWPAMQLRLDDRELVEKSQNWSHMAVHYFVRLVENVIMVLVFRSLGTKILLNYCHTFIAVQLIVAYLISIVFMLLFYQYLHPLRSLFTRNVIDYLHCASCPWASRVRSENLESTFETQLRHSIV